A genomic stretch from Edaphobacter aggregans includes:
- a CDS encoding YraN family protein, translating into MNGWINLQARMLRGLDALAERLGRGVQEPRNLVIGARGEREALFHLRKMGYTVVAQRWTSGKLRGDVDLIGWDGEWLCFVEVKTRTGRDTAAAEVAVDHDKQRMLRRMARAYLWGFPKELQEEVPVRFDVVSVYLQESGAEFEVYKGAFGWA; encoded by the coding sequence ATGAATGGGTGGATCAATTTACAGGCTAGGATGCTGCGCGGGCTGGATGCTCTGGCGGAGCGGCTTGGGCGAGGCGTGCAGGAGCCCCGGAATTTAGTGATAGGGGCGCGAGGAGAGCGGGAGGCGCTGTTCCATCTGCGGAAGATGGGCTATACGGTGGTGGCGCAGCGGTGGACGAGTGGGAAGCTGCGGGGCGATGTGGATTTAATTGGGTGGGATGGGGAGTGGTTGTGCTTTGTGGAGGTTAAGACGCGGACGGGGCGAGATACGGCTGCGGCCGAGGTTGCCGTGGATCACGACAAACAACGGATGCTGCGGAGGATGGCGCGAGCTTATCTGTGGGGATTTCCTAAGGAGTTGCAGGAAGAGGTGCCGGTACGGTTTGATGTGGTCTCGGTATACTTGCAGGAATCGGGGGCTGAGTTTGAGGTGTACAAGGGGGCGTTTGGATGGGCGTGA
- a CDS encoding GlxA family transcriptional regulator, translated as MKRIPVYVVVPPRMLLLDMAGPLEVLRVANRDQSEVRFDVRYVGPSASVVSSVGMTLAEIEPLPETLPGDAMVVLPGDVDYMMMPAGQAAPKRDDAGGAAIVKWLRAHVRPGHKVVSICSGALLAGKAGLLDGYSCTTHHSSCAELAEVAPNARVLENRLYVEDGERYSSAGVTAGVDLMLHIVSQMTDHALAVSIARFLVVYLRRSGSDPQMSPWLEGRNHLHPVVHRAQDAMIADPAKGWTLGALARIAGASSRHLTRLFQEYAGMSISDYKNGLRVALARELISQTNLDMEQVAERAGFGSTRQLRRAWGRLYGTAPRDARSHVVL; from the coding sequence ATGAAGCGAATTCCCGTGTATGTCGTGGTGCCTCCGCGGATGCTGCTGCTGGATATGGCCGGTCCGCTAGAGGTGTTGCGCGTGGCCAACCGCGATCAGTCGGAGGTGCGGTTTGACGTGAGGTATGTCGGACCGTCGGCTTCGGTGGTGAGCTCGGTCGGGATGACGTTGGCGGAGATTGAGCCACTGCCGGAGACGTTGCCGGGCGATGCGATGGTCGTGCTGCCGGGCGATGTGGACTACATGATGATGCCGGCTGGGCAGGCGGCTCCGAAGCGTGATGATGCGGGTGGGGCCGCAATTGTGAAGTGGCTGCGGGCGCATGTGCGTCCGGGGCATAAGGTGGTGTCGATTTGCTCGGGGGCGCTGCTGGCAGGAAAGGCGGGTCTGCTGGATGGGTACTCGTGTACGACGCATCACAGCTCGTGCGCGGAGCTGGCTGAGGTGGCTCCGAACGCCCGGGTGTTGGAGAACCGGTTGTATGTGGAGGATGGGGAGAGGTACTCGAGCGCGGGGGTGACGGCGGGTGTCGACCTGATGCTGCATATTGTGAGCCAGATGACAGATCATGCGTTGGCGGTTTCGATCGCGCGGTTTCTGGTGGTGTATCTGCGGCGGAGCGGATCGGATCCGCAGATGTCGCCGTGGCTTGAAGGAAGGAATCATCTGCACCCGGTGGTGCATCGGGCGCAGGATGCGATGATTGCGGATCCAGCAAAGGGATGGACTCTGGGGGCGCTGGCGAGGATCGCGGGAGCGAGCAGTCGGCATCTGACGCGACTGTTTCAGGAGTATGCCGGGATGAGCATCTCGGACTATAAAAATGGCTTGCGGGTGGCGTTGGCGCGGGAGTTGATCAGTCAGACGAATCTGGACATGGAACAGGTGGCAGAACGGGCGGGATTTGGGTCGACGCGGCAGTTGCGGAGGGCGTGGGGGCGGTTGTATGGGACGGCTCCTCGAGATGCACGGAGCCATGTAGTGCTCTGA
- a CDS encoding isochorismatase family protein, whose protein sequence is MFDSRTALIVVDAQESFRHRPYWDDRDAGKFLDRLQRLIDGARANGIPVVQVFHVEEEGVFSLASGHVRTMSGLSIVPDVVFQKRSHSALVGSGLDVWLIQQGIRRLIVSGIRTEQCCETTTRHASDMGYDVDYVTEATLTFTMTDRQGKVWSPAQIKERTELVLDGRFARIVTVEEALDGAARELAA, encoded by the coding sequence ATGTTTGATTCGCGAACCGCACTGATTGTTGTCGATGCGCAAGAGTCCTTCCGGCATCGGCCTTATTGGGACGATCGAGATGCAGGGAAGTTTTTAGATCGCCTTCAACGATTGATCGATGGCGCTCGGGCCAATGGGATTCCTGTGGTTCAGGTCTTCCATGTGGAAGAGGAAGGTGTCTTCTCGTTGGCATCGGGTCATGTGAGGACGATGTCGGGACTTTCAATTGTGCCGGATGTTGTCTTTCAGAAGCGTAGCCATAGCGCACTGGTCGGGAGCGGTCTGGATGTGTGGCTGATTCAGCAAGGGATTCGACGGCTGATTGTGTCCGGCATCCGCACGGAGCAATGCTGTGAGACGACGACTCGTCATGCGTCCGATATGGGCTACGATGTGGACTATGTCACGGAGGCGACGCTTACGTTTACGATGACGGACCGGCAGGGGAAGGTTTGGAGTCCGGCGCAGATCAAGGAACGCACGGAGTTGGTGTTGGACGGCCGGTTTGCGCGGATCGTCACGGTCGAAGAGGCGCTTGATGGCGCGGCGCGAGAGTTGGCTGCTTGA
- a CDS encoding DUF885 family protein, with product MTSATLPLYMHIRSLTLFLAGCVSLSASVSLGATPEPVGTRVAAQNALFEEMYQADLKNHPERATAFGDYRYNDQLSDYSLATIVRLHDSDIAYLGRLSAIDTAGFPEQDQLSHDLLLRMIRQRLSDYDLKEYEMPVDQMNGIHTGLADLPLGMPFDSVKHYEDYIARLRQIPRVLNQTTEVLRVGLKDNLMPVRFLLEKVPGQCNGIVEADPFLIPTKKFPASISPEDQKRLTAGITAAVNDDVLPAYRNFAAFIANDYAPHGRTVLAVSSLPGGAKRYQNDIRARTSTDLTPDQIHTLGLNEVARITAEMTTLAHKAGFADLAAFRASINSNPKWTPTSSEQILDDYRHYIAQMQPKLPDLFTFIPGSPVTVEAIPAFQSADSTHYQTGTPDGKRPGRVVVATSDFAHRTLLEDEAVAYHEGIPGHHMQRSVQQQLKGLPKFRLHAGFSAYTEGWALYAEQLGKEVGFYQDPVSDYGRLNSELFRAVRLVVDTGIHAQGWSRDQVVEYMRKNDVNEPLIQSETDRYIAWPAQACAYKLGQLKIIELRERAKKELGPKFDIRTFHDEILSGGALPLDMLDARTSSWIQSQKSAKASAAGN from the coding sequence GTGACATCTGCTACCCTCCCCCTATATATGCACATCCGAAGCTTGACTCTCTTCCTCGCCGGCTGCGTCTCTTTGTCTGCCTCTGTCTCTCTGGGCGCCACACCAGAGCCCGTTGGGACTCGTGTTGCGGCTCAGAACGCGCTGTTTGAAGAGATGTATCAAGCCGACCTCAAAAATCACCCTGAGCGCGCCACTGCCTTCGGAGACTATCGCTATAACGACCAGCTTTCGGACTACTCGCTGGCCACCATCGTCCGACTCCACGACTCCGACATCGCGTATCTTGGCCGCCTCTCCGCCATCGACACGGCAGGCTTTCCCGAGCAGGACCAACTCTCCCATGATCTGCTCCTCCGGATGATCCGGCAGCGACTCAGCGACTACGACCTCAAAGAGTACGAGATGCCAGTCGACCAGATGAACGGCATCCATACGGGGCTCGCCGACCTTCCGCTCGGTATGCCCTTCGACTCGGTCAAACACTATGAGGACTACATCGCGCGTCTCCGCCAGATTCCGCGTGTGCTCAACCAGACGACCGAGGTATTGCGCGTTGGGCTAAAAGATAACCTGATGCCCGTGCGCTTCCTGCTCGAAAAGGTTCCGGGCCAGTGCAACGGAATCGTCGAGGCTGACCCCTTTCTTATCCCTACGAAGAAGTTTCCAGCGAGTATCTCGCCTGAAGATCAGAAGCGTCTGACTGCTGGGATTACTGCCGCGGTCAACGATGATGTGCTCCCTGCTTACCGCAACTTCGCGGCGTTCATCGCTAATGACTATGCTCCGCATGGCCGTACCGTCCTCGCTGTCTCGTCGCTGCCCGGGGGCGCCAAGCGGTACCAGAATGACATTCGTGCGCGTACGTCCACCGATCTCACGCCTGATCAGATCCACACCCTTGGACTGAACGAGGTCGCTCGCATCACCGCCGAGATGACGACGCTCGCCCACAAGGCAGGCTTTGCGGATTTGGCTGCATTCCGGGCCTCCATCAATAGCAATCCGAAGTGGACTCCTACTTCGTCTGAGCAGATTCTGGACGACTACCGACACTACATTGCTCAGATGCAGCCGAAGCTTCCCGATCTCTTCACCTTTATTCCGGGTAGTCCTGTCACTGTTGAAGCCATTCCTGCGTTCCAATCGGCGGACTCGACCCACTATCAGACCGGTACGCCCGATGGGAAGCGTCCCGGCCGCGTCGTCGTCGCGACCAGCGATTTCGCTCACCGCACTCTGTTGGAGGACGAGGCCGTCGCTTATCACGAAGGTATCCCGGGCCACCACATGCAGCGTTCCGTCCAGCAGCAGCTCAAGGGTTTGCCTAAGTTCCGCCTCCACGCCGGCTTCAGCGCCTACACCGAAGGCTGGGCTCTCTATGCTGAACAGCTAGGCAAAGAGGTGGGCTTCTATCAGGATCCGGTCAGCGACTACGGCCGCCTCAACTCCGAACTCTTCCGCGCCGTTCGTCTTGTCGTCGACACAGGCATCCATGCGCAGGGTTGGTCGCGCGATCAGGTTGTGGAGTATATGCGCAAGAATGATGTGAATGAGCCGTTGATCCAGTCCGAGACAGACCGCTACATCGCATGGCCTGCGCAGGCCTGCGCTTACAAGCTCGGCCAGCTCAAGATCATTGAGCTCCGCGAGCGCGCTAAAAAGGAGCTCGGCCCCAAGTTTGATATACGTACCTTCCACGACGAGATTCTTAGTGGCGGGGCGCTCCCGCTCGATATGCTCGACGCTCGCACTAGCAGTTGGATTCAGTCGCAGAAGTCCGCGAAGGCCTCTGCTGCGGGCAACTGA
- a CDS encoding CTP synthase, which translates to MSAKYIFVTGGVVSSLGKGLAAASIGCLLEARGLKVNLMKFDPYLNVDPGTMSPFQHGEVFVTDDGAETDLDLGHYERFTHARLTRDNNLTTGRIYEQIITKERRGDYLGKTVQVIPHVTNEIKNAMRKVSADCDVTIVEIGGTVGDIESLPFLEAIRQMRQDLGRDNTVFVHVTLIPWIAAAQELKTKPTQHSVKEMLSIGIQPDILLCRSDRAVPREMRSKIALFCNVEEPAVIAARDVASIYEVPLNFAQEGVDALALKYLRIETPAPDLSKWQDIVYRAYNPKDEVSIAIVGKYVEYEDSYKSLKEALVHGALAHNLKLRVTWIEAEGLETKDPDGRPTLEYQHQLAGFDGILVPGGFGKRGIEGMLNAIRYARETGTPYFGICLGMQTACIEYARNVCGLKDANSGEFDPATPYRIIYKLRELTGVEEMGGTMRLGAWDCVMEPDSLAAQAYGTTEISERHRHRYEFNREYEAILTGGGLRLTGTTPDATYVEIVEIPTHPFFLGCQFHPEFKSKPLEPHPLFRDFVAASYQNRLLQHHQHATESHIPQTT; encoded by the coding sequence ATGTCTGCAAAGTACATCTTCGTAACGGGCGGCGTCGTGTCTTCGCTCGGCAAGGGTCTCGCCGCAGCCTCCATTGGCTGCCTGCTTGAGGCCCGCGGGCTTAAGGTCAATCTCATGAAGTTTGACCCCTATCTCAACGTTGATCCGGGCACCATGAGTCCGTTCCAGCACGGCGAAGTCTTCGTCACCGACGACGGGGCCGAAACTGATCTCGACCTCGGCCACTACGAGCGCTTCACCCACGCCCGCCTCACCCGCGACAACAACCTCACCACCGGCCGCATCTACGAGCAGATCATCACCAAAGAGCGTCGCGGCGACTACCTCGGCAAGACCGTCCAGGTCATCCCCCACGTCACCAACGAGATCAAAAACGCCATGCGCAAGGTCTCGGCCGACTGCGACGTCACCATCGTCGAGATCGGCGGCACGGTAGGCGACATCGAATCCCTCCCCTTCCTCGAAGCCATCCGCCAGATGCGCCAGGACCTCGGCCGCGACAACACCGTCTTCGTCCACGTCACCCTCATCCCCTGGATCGCCGCCGCGCAGGAACTCAAGACCAAGCCCACCCAGCACTCTGTCAAAGAGATGCTCTCCATCGGTATCCAGCCCGACATCCTCCTCTGCCGCAGCGACCGTGCCGTCCCCCGCGAGATGCGCAGCAAGATCGCTCTCTTCTGCAACGTCGAAGAGCCCGCCGTCATCGCCGCCCGCGACGTGGCCAGCATCTATGAAGTCCCCCTCAACTTCGCGCAGGAAGGCGTCGATGCCCTTGCCCTCAAGTACCTCCGCATCGAGACCCCTGCGCCCGATCTCTCCAAGTGGCAGGACATCGTCTACCGCGCCTACAACCCCAAGGACGAAGTCTCCATCGCCATAGTAGGCAAGTACGTCGAGTACGAAGACTCCTATAAGTCCCTTAAGGAAGCCCTCGTCCACGGAGCCCTTGCCCACAATCTCAAGCTTCGCGTCACCTGGATCGAAGCCGAAGGCCTCGAGACCAAAGACCCTGACGGCCGTCCCACCCTCGAATACCAGCACCAACTAGCCGGATTCGACGGCATCCTCGTCCCCGGCGGCTTCGGCAAGCGCGGCATCGAGGGCATGCTCAACGCCATCCGCTACGCACGCGAGACCGGCACGCCCTACTTCGGCATCTGCCTAGGCATGCAGACCGCCTGCATCGAATACGCCCGTAACGTCTGCGGACTCAAGGACGCCAACTCCGGCGAGTTTGACCCCGCCACCCCTTACCGCATCATCTACAAGCTCCGCGAACTCACCGGCGTCGAAGAGATGGGCGGCACCATGCGCCTCGGAGCCTGGGACTGCGTCATGGAGCCCGACTCCCTTGCCGCCCAAGCCTACGGCACCACCGAGATCAGCGAACGCCATCGCCACCGCTACGAGTTCAACCGCGAGTACGAAGCCATCCTCACCGGCGGCGGCCTCCGTCTCACCGGAACCACCCCCGACGCCACCTACGTCGAAATCGTCGAAATTCCCACCCACCCCTTCTTCCTCGGCTGCCAGTTCCACCCCGAGTTCAAATCCAAGCCGCTTGAGCCGCACCCTCTCTTCCGCGACTTCGTAGCCGCCAGCTACCAGAACCGCCTCCTACAACACCACCAGCACGCCACCGAATCCCACATCCCCCAGACCACCTAA
- a CDS encoding zinc-dependent alcohol dehydrogenase family protein yields the protein MSSTMRAAVLDEYNSPFRFAEIERPKPSAGQVLVRIKASGVNPLDTKIRTGNGAHAKQPLPAILGMDMAGIVEELGAGVSGFSVGDEVYGLTGGVGGLQGSLAEFAVVDGDLLAKKPVNLTMRQAAAIPLSFITAWEGLVDRANVHAGQKVLIHAGAGGVGHVAVQIARARGAEVFATVSAEKKAIVESYGAVPIDYRSTNVERYMAAHTGGEGFDVVYDTVGGATLDDSFVAAKVYTGHVLSSLGWGTHKLAPLSFRGATYSGVFTLLPMLTGRGRAHHGEIMREATRLVEAGRLTPLVDERRFSLGTALAAHALVESGKALGKVVVDIAD from the coding sequence ATCTCTTCGACTATGCGTGCGGCAGTTCTGGACGAGTACAACTCCCCCTTTCGTTTTGCGGAGATTGAGCGGCCGAAGCCTTCGGCTGGGCAAGTGCTCGTGCGGATCAAGGCCAGTGGGGTGAATCCGCTGGATACGAAGATTCGCACTGGAAACGGGGCTCATGCGAAACAGCCGCTGCCGGCCATTCTCGGCATGGATATGGCTGGGATTGTCGAGGAGTTGGGTGCTGGAGTGAGTGGCTTCAGCGTGGGTGATGAGGTGTATGGGCTGACTGGTGGCGTTGGTGGATTGCAGGGATCGCTGGCGGAGTTTGCGGTAGTTGATGGTGATTTGCTGGCAAAGAAGCCGGTGAATTTGACGATGCGTCAGGCGGCTGCGATTCCGTTGTCGTTTATTACGGCTTGGGAAGGGCTTGTCGATCGCGCAAATGTTCATGCGGGGCAGAAGGTTTTGATCCATGCCGGTGCCGGTGGGGTGGGGCATGTGGCGGTGCAGATTGCCAGGGCGCGTGGAGCGGAGGTGTTTGCTACGGTTTCAGCGGAGAAGAAGGCGATTGTTGAGAGCTATGGGGCTGTGCCGATTGATTACCGTTCTACTAATGTCGAGCGGTATATGGCGGCGCATACGGGCGGCGAGGGGTTCGATGTGGTGTACGACACGGTGGGCGGGGCTACGCTGGATGACTCGTTCGTCGCGGCGAAGGTCTATACGGGTCATGTGCTGAGCTCCCTGGGGTGGGGGACGCACAAGCTGGCGCCTTTGTCGTTTCGTGGCGCTACGTATTCGGGTGTGTTTACGCTGCTGCCTATGTTGACGGGTAGAGGCCGAGCGCACCACGGGGAGATTATGCGAGAGGCTACGAGGCTGGTTGAGGCGGGTAGGTTGACGCCCTTAGTGGATGAGCGGCGGTTTTCGCTGGGCACGGCGCTCGCGGCGCATGCGTTGGTGGAGAGCGGCAAGGCTTTGGGGAAGGTTGTGGTGGATATTGCGGATTAG
- a CDS encoding ABC transporter ATP-binding protein yields MLELQRLTKRYRGIPAIQDVSFGLQAGEIVGYLGPNGSGKSTTVKIITGILQPNDGRVLFEGKDILEDLVGFRAAFGYVPEEAHVYTYLTGLEYLQLVGRLRGMQERLIELKATELLKLLALESWRHSPIALYSKGMKQRVLIAAALMHDPKLLVFDEPLSGLDVVTARLFKDLLQELAAQGKAILYISHVLEVVEQICDRVIVISRGRIVADAAPGELTKLMELPNLERVFAQLVQQQDTRAVAREMVEVMRVTHA; encoded by the coding sequence ATGCTCGAGTTGCAGCGGCTGACGAAGCGGTATCGAGGGATTCCGGCGATTCAGGACGTGAGCTTTGGATTGCAGGCGGGCGAGATTGTGGGGTATCTCGGGCCGAATGGTTCGGGGAAGTCGACTACGGTGAAGATTATTACGGGGATTCTGCAGCCGAATGATGGGCGGGTGCTATTTGAGGGGAAGGATATTCTCGAGGACCTGGTGGGGTTTCGTGCGGCGTTTGGGTATGTGCCGGAGGAGGCGCACGTCTACACGTATCTGACGGGGCTTGAGTATCTGCAACTGGTCGGCAGGCTACGGGGGATGCAGGAGCGGTTGATCGAGTTGAAGGCGACGGAGTTGCTGAAGCTGCTGGCGCTGGAGTCGTGGAGGCACTCGCCGATTGCGTTGTACTCGAAGGGGATGAAGCAGCGCGTGCTGATTGCGGCGGCGTTGATGCATGATCCGAAGCTGCTGGTGTTTGATGAACCGTTGTCGGGGTTGGATGTGGTGACGGCTCGGCTGTTCAAAGATTTGTTGCAGGAGTTGGCGGCACAGGGGAAGGCGATTCTGTATATCTCGCATGTGCTGGAGGTGGTGGAGCAGATATGCGACCGCGTGATTGTGATTTCGCGAGGGAGGATCGTTGCAGATGCTGCGCCGGGTGAGCTGACGAAGCTGATGGAGTTGCCGAATCTGGAGCGGGTCTTTGCGCAGCTAGTGCAGCAGCAGGACACGCGGGCTGTGGCGCGAGAGATGGTTGAAGTGATGAGGGTGACCCATGCTTAA
- a CDS encoding PadR family transcriptional regulator has protein sequence MAAETKLSHTAALILQAIHAGSVYGFSIMEMTGLPSGTVYPALRRLERDELIRSHWEQQSIADYEQRPPRKYYKLTRAGKTTLESSHKRYPLLVKLIPSPEGEPA, from the coding sequence ATGGCAGCCGAGACAAAACTCTCGCATACCGCCGCGCTTATCCTCCAGGCCATCCACGCCGGCTCTGTCTATGGTTTCAGCATCATGGAGATGACCGGTCTGCCCAGCGGAACCGTCTACCCCGCCCTCCGCCGCCTCGAACGCGACGAGCTCATCCGCTCTCACTGGGAGCAGCAATCCATCGCCGACTACGAGCAACGCCCCCCGCGCAAATATTACAAACTCACCCGCGCCGGCAAAACCACTCTCGAGTCCTCGCACAAGCGCTACCCACTCCTCGTCAAACTGATCCCCTCCCCCGAAGGCGAACCCGCATGA
- a CDS encoding ABC transporter permease encodes MSLPGTSTKTMHLAALKCAALFVPTHQRPEWLQEWTSELWYVHEACVCKSGLSWQSEKEVAAFCLGAFNDAICLRRNTPHTKSPKPHPLNSPAQCALFLTILAVTTWCLTLLLPGVRTAIQTTPYRDTHNLIAISTNGHSETPVPTISAEQYRFWRSRSQHLFTDFAFYQTSIKLLHIAPHHAPQISVARASSNLFDLLGVAVPFATRPAHDGIPTLVLSEKLWRTTFNADPEIIGRTLKLGLHPVKVVGILPDGSWQLAGKVDAWLLEPDNYAAAIPATTRGYVIARRDPSSSQTPPTGTWRLFTPQPNDNLASFDCVSLADHSPDPFGIFTFTLFLALLALPATTSLPLGEYPANRHHLRWSIKLRRWIFLWSKLALILPIVYFGSLDLAHFSTSITPEAAQYLQGISSFCALLFAFRWTLRDQRKRCPVCLRLLTNPARVGQPSRNFLAWNGTELICAGGHGLLHVPEIATSWFGTQRWLYLDPSWKSLFSETASASAGLF; translated from the coding sequence ATGAGCCTGCCCGGAACATCCACGAAGACCATGCACCTCGCCGCTCTAAAGTGTGCTGCGCTTTTCGTCCCCACTCATCAGCGTCCCGAGTGGCTGCAAGAGTGGACCTCCGAACTCTGGTACGTCCATGAAGCCTGTGTCTGCAAGTCCGGCCTATCGTGGCAAAGCGAAAAAGAAGTAGCTGCTTTCTGCCTCGGCGCGTTCAACGACGCCATCTGCCTTCGGCGCAACACTCCCCACACCAAATCACCCAAACCCCACCCACTCAACTCCCCCGCCCAGTGCGCCTTATTCCTGACTATCCTCGCAGTCACAACCTGGTGCCTCACTCTCTTACTACCCGGTGTTCGCACAGCAATCCAAACCACACCTTATCGCGACACCCACAACCTCATCGCAATCTCAACCAACGGACACTCCGAGACACCCGTTCCTACCATCAGCGCCGAGCAGTACCGATTTTGGCGAAGCCGCAGCCAGCATCTCTTCACTGACTTCGCCTTCTACCAAACCTCCATCAAGCTACTGCACATCGCACCTCATCATGCGCCCCAGATCTCCGTAGCCCGCGCCAGCTCCAACCTCTTTGATCTGCTAGGCGTCGCCGTTCCATTCGCAACCCGACCCGCACACGATGGCATACCCACACTTGTCCTGAGCGAAAAACTCTGGCGCACCACCTTCAACGCCGACCCCGAAATCATCGGCCGCACCCTCAAGCTAGGTTTGCACCCCGTCAAAGTCGTCGGTATTCTCCCTGACGGCTCTTGGCAACTCGCCGGCAAAGTAGACGCCTGGCTGCTCGAGCCCGACAATTACGCCGCCGCAATCCCAGCAACCACTCGCGGATACGTCATCGCCCGCCGCGATCCATCCTCATCGCAGACTCCACCTACAGGAACCTGGCGTCTCTTCACTCCCCAACCAAACGACAATCTAGCCAGCTTCGACTGTGTCTCCCTCGCCGACCACAGCCCGGATCCATTTGGCATCTTCACCTTCACTCTCTTCCTCGCTCTTCTCGCCCTACCCGCCACCACTTCGCTCCCTCTCGGCGAGTATCCCGCCAACCGCCACCACCTTCGCTGGTCCATCAAACTCCGCCGCTGGATCTTCCTCTGGAGTAAGCTCGCTCTCATCCTGCCCATCGTCTACTTCGGATCGCTCGACCTCGCTCATTTCAGTACGTCCATCACACCGGAAGCCGCTCAGTATCTCCAGGGCATCAGCTCCTTCTGCGCTCTACTATTCGCCTTCCGCTGGACCCTCCGCGATCAGCGCAAGCGTTGCCCCGTCTGTCTGCGCTTGCTGACCAACCCAGCACGCGTAGGCCAGCCCTCAAGAAACTTCCTTGCCTGGAACGGCACCGAGCTCATCTGCGCCGGAGGACATGGCCTCCTGCACGTCCCCGAGATCGCAACCAGTTGGTTCGGCACGCAGCGCTGGCTCTACCTCGACCCCTCGTGGAAGAGCCTCTTCTCCGAGACAGCCTCCGCATCCGCAGGCCTATTCTGA
- a CDS encoding PEP-CTERM sorting domain-containing protein, which translates to MRKILSALVLTLGLAVAPVAAHADSLTYNLILTATTPGSNVSGGTGSFTITGAPASSGNSDFNTLLGNLTAMSFTIGGDTFNLSNAALNYGDAFFQNGNLLSVIYDGGTVNKSVDFSLVAGSLFYTFSDVDTLINGVPEFSQGTIKVASITDPPSTSPVPEPSALLLFGTGALGLAGIVSRKLTA; encoded by the coding sequence ATGCGTAAAATTCTATCTGCTCTGGTCCTCACTCTCGGCCTCGCTGTAGCTCCCGTAGCTGCGCACGCCGATTCCTTGACCTACAACCTCATCCTTACCGCGACGACCCCCGGTTCTAACGTCAGCGGCGGTACCGGATCATTCACCATCACCGGCGCGCCCGCTTCCTCGGGGAACTCCGACTTCAACACCCTCCTCGGTAATCTCACTGCTATGAGCTTCACCATCGGCGGCGACACCTTCAATCTCTCTAACGCTGCTCTCAACTACGGGGACGCATTCTTCCAGAATGGCAACCTCCTCTCCGTCATCTACGACGGCGGCACCGTCAACAAGTCCGTAGACTTCTCGTTGGTAGCCGGCTCTCTCTTCTATACCTTCTCGGACGTCGACACTCTCATCAATGGTGTGCCGGAGTTTTCTCAGGGCACAATCAAGGTTGCGAGCATTACGGATCCCCCGTCCACCAGCCCCGTGCCCGAGCCCTCTGCTCTTCTGCTCTTCGGCACCGGAGCCCTCGGCCTCGCAGGCATCGTCTCTCGCAAGCTGACGGCCTAA
- a CDS encoding DUF4230 domain-containing protein: MTTQYTSGRGSSGTFLAFLLALVLGAAAMVVFLRQATTGILARVADRITGRTATFDTSVPAVVQRIQRLSRLETVVYSTDTVVEGSKSSVVLPDLLAGDRILLVVHGQSIAGIDLAQLKPEDVRIDEKNGTRSIHVTLPASQLFATNLDNQHTRVYARSTGLLVPADQNLESDTRAKAEQQLQKSALDDGILDAARKNARATITTLLYSLGFNQVDVT, from the coding sequence ATGACCACCCAATACACCTCAGGCCGCGGCTCCTCTGGCACCTTCCTCGCCTTCCTGCTCGCGCTCGTCCTCGGAGCGGCTGCCATGGTGGTCTTCCTCCGCCAGGCCACCACCGGCATCCTCGCCCGAGTCGCCGACCGCATCACCGGCCGCACCGCCACCTTCGACACCTCCGTCCCCGCCGTCGTCCAGCGCATCCAGCGCCTCAGCCGCCTCGAGACCGTCGTCTACTCCACCGACACCGTCGTCGAAGGCTCTAAATCCAGCGTCGTCCTCCCCGATCTCCTCGCCGGCGACCGCATCCTCCTCGTCGTCCACGGCCAATCCATCGCCGGCATCGACCTCGCCCAGCTCAAGCCCGAAGACGTCCGCATCGACGAAAAGAACGGCACCCGTTCCATCCACGTCACCCTACCCGCATCGCAGCTCTTCGCCACCAACCTCGACAACCAGCACACCCGCGTCTACGCCCGCTCCACCGGCCTCCTCGTCCCGGCCGACCAGAACCTCGAGTCCGACACTCGAGCCAAAGCCGAGCAGCAACTCCAAAAATCCGCCCTCGACGATGGCATCCTAGACGCCGCCCGCAAAAACGCCCGAGCCACCATAACTACCCTCCTCTACAGCCTCGGCTTCAACCAAGTAGACGTTACTTAG